In Deferribacteraceae bacterium V6Fe1, one genomic interval encodes:
- a CDS encoding UbiX family flavin prenyltransferase yields MRRFFVGITGASGSLYGLRLISELASYENNEVYVSITPDGEINLKLETGIENLDEIKSKITSKSNVKFVDYRDFAAPVSSGSFKVDSYIIIPASMGCVGRVASGVSSNLIERCADVALKERRKLVIVFREAPLNTIHLKNLLELSKAGAIIFPAAPAFYHEPKSIDDLINFIVGKIFDIIDVEHSLFKRWN; encoded by the coding sequence ATGAGAAGATTTTTTGTTGGGATTACGGGAGCAAGTGGCTCCCTTTACGGTCTTAGGCTAATTAGTGAACTTGCTTCTTACGAAAATAATGAGGTTTACGTAAGTATTACGCCGGACGGAGAGATAAATTTAAAGCTTGAAACAGGAATTGAAAACCTTGATGAAATAAAAAGTAAAATAACTTCCAAATCAAATGTCAAATTTGTAGATTATCGAGATTTTGCAGCTCCTGTTTCCAGCGGGAGTTTTAAAGTAGATTCTTACATAATTATTCCAGCTTCAATGGGCTGTGTAGGAAGGGTAGCATCCGGAGTGAGCTCCAACCTTATTGAAAGATGTGCTGATGTCGCTTTGAAAGAGAGGAGAAAGCTTGTAATAGTATTTAGGGAAGCTCCACTTAATACTATTCATTTGAAAAATCTTTTGGAATTGTCAAAAGCCGGTGCAATTATTTTCCCTGCTGCCCCTGCATTTTATCATGAACCTAAATCGATTGATGATTTAATTAACTTTATTGTTGGAAAAATATTTGATATAATAGACGTAGAGCACTCTTTATTTAAAAGATGGAACTAA
- a CDS encoding HDOD domain-containing protein translates to MGHISYEKIKELPPMPQIAKKVIDLLEDPDFSFAELVRIISKDANITVAILKLANSAFYSPKNEIVNLTQAMSYLGVKAIKSLVISLSTKSLFNYGRVSLIDQKLWEHSVATAIMSRLIMLKVDKKLVEEAFLLGLIHDLGISVMNMNIDNYGDILQEVFNEKLNLLELENDRVGFNHAQVGSEVMKYWNMPELYQDVVLNHHSPDNSENTSLVYVLYIANNVLKGLGIGIGGYNENLTDCLGKIGLDEETFEEIKVMFTDVYNSEKELFAI, encoded by the coding sequence ATGGGTCATATAAGTTATGAAAAGATAAAAGAACTTCCACCAATGCCTCAAATTGCAAAAAAGGTAATTGATTTGTTGGAAGACCCGGACTTCAGTTTTGCGGAGCTTGTAAGGATAATATCAAAGGATGCTAATATTACTGTTGCAATTTTGAAGCTTGCCAATTCAGCCTTTTATTCTCCCAAAAATGAGATTGTAAATCTAACACAGGCAATGTCATATTTGGGCGTAAAGGCGATAAAGAGCCTTGTTATCTCTCTTTCTACAAAATCTCTATTTAATTATGGAAGAGTTAGTTTGATTGACCAAAAATTATGGGAGCATTCTGTTGCTACCGCGATTATGTCAAGATTGATAATGTTAAAAGTGGATAAAAAATTGGTGGAAGAGGCTTTCTTGCTTGGGCTTATTCATGATTTGGGCATTTCTGTCATGAATATGAATATTGATAATTACGGTGATATTCTACAGGAAGTGTTTAATGAGAAATTAAACTTATTGGAATTAGAAAATGATAGGGTAGGGTTTAATCATGCGCAGGTTGGCTCTGAGGTTATGAAATATTGGAATATGCCAGAGCTATATCAGGATGTGGTTTTAAATCATCACAGTCCGGATAACTCTGAAAACACCTCTTTAGTATATGTTTTATACATAGCTAACAATGTCTTAAAAGGGCTTGGAATAGGCATAGGCGGATATAATGAAAATCTTACTGATTGTCTCGGGAAAATTGGTCTTGATGAAGAAACTTTTGAAGAGATAAAAGTAATGTTTACTGATGTATATAATTCGGAAAAGGAGCTTTTTGCTATATGA
- a CDS encoding cytochrome c: MKKSITLFFVLVMVALMVTSAFAANSRDGRRKFKKYCYKECHKGNLEGVKVITPMSYTGAQWLSMFNNDMAGLKRYHNNGELEKINLSNKIYENMKEYLKDHGLDSDTPETCG; the protein is encoded by the coding sequence ATGAAGAAAAGCATCACACTTTTTTTTGTTTTGGTAATGGTTGCTCTTATGGTTACAAGTGCTTTCGCTGCAAACTCAAGGGATGGCAGAAGAAAATTTAAAAAGTATTGTTACAAAGAATGTCACAAAGGTAATCTTGAAGGGGTAAAAGTCATCACACCTATGTCTTACACAGGTGCTCAGTGGCTATCTATGTTTAACAATGATATGGCCGGGCTTAAAAGGTATCATAATAATGGTGAACTTGAAAAAATAAACTTAAGCAACAAAATTTATGAAAACATGAAAGAGTACTTAAAAGATCACGGGCTTGACTCAGACACACCTGAAACATGCGGATAA
- a CDS encoding class I SAM-dependent methyltransferase, with translation MNNFDYKAFTYDEDPMHIERAKIIADNIKQICRLNNDHVIADFGCGTGLLGLNFVNDVKQIDMYDNSTKMIEILKKKILEHNISNINAIHLDITNNIETIKDKYDAIMTLMTFHHIKNLKDALLKLSLMLKKSGKLIICDLDEEDGSYHPDKSAIHNGINQEELKKYAADLKLTLISSTIPYIINKLVNGNKRKYPVFMHVYEK, from the coding sequence ATGAACAACTTTGATTATAAAGCATTTACATATGATGAAGATCCTATGCACATTGAACGTGCAAAAATAATCGCAGATAATATAAAACAAATTTGTAGATTAAATAATGATCATGTAATAGCCGATTTTGGTTGCGGAACAGGACTTTTAGGTCTAAACTTTGTTAATGATGTAAAGCAAATAGATATGTATGACAATTCAACCAAAATGATAGAAATACTCAAAAAGAAAATTTTAGAACATAACATATCAAACATTAATGCAATTCATCTTGATATAACAAACAACATAGAAACAATTAAAGACAAATATGATGCTATTATGACCTTAATGACATTTCATCATATTAAAAACCTCAAAGATGCACTTTTAAAACTATCACTCATGTTAAAAAAATCCGGCAAATTAATAATATGCGACCTTGATGAAGAGGATGGAAGTTACCACCCTGACAAATCGGCAATTCACAACGGGATAAATCAGGAAGAATTAAAAAAATATGCTGCCGACTTGAAACTAACCCTCATTTCGTCAACAATACCTTATATAATAAATAAGTTAGTTAACGGTAATAAAAGAAAGTACCCTGTTTTTATGCACGTTTATGAGAAATAA
- the ugpC gene encoding sn-glycerol-3-phosphate ABC transporter ATP-binding protein UgpC, whose product MANVILKDVVKKYGNLEVVHGINLEVKDKEFVVLVGPSGCGKSTALRMIAGLEEISGGTIEIDNKVVNDLAPKDRDVAMVFQNYALYPHMNVYKNMAFGLKLRKMPKDEIDKRVNEAAEILELKELLHRKPHELSGGQRQRVAMGRAIVRRPAVYLFDEPLSNLDAKLRTQMRLEIKQLHQKVQNTIIYVTHDQIEAMTLADRIVVMRNGYIEQVGTPLDIFQNPANVFVAGFIGSPPMNLRQGVIINENGALKIRLNDKLLIPIPEKKDAQIREGQKIIMGLRTEDIFLSNDHEQSKGKFLYNTEGVIQIVEPLGNETSLHMDFYGTNLIAKSEGRRIFSVDEKLQMTFNLDHLHIFDAETEKSIY is encoded by the coding sequence ATGGCAAATGTAATATTAAAAGATGTCGTTAAAAAATACGGCAATCTTGAAGTTGTGCATGGGATAAACTTGGAAGTTAAAGACAAAGAGTTTGTTGTTTTGGTAGGTCCATCAGGTTGTGGCAAGTCAACTGCGCTTAGGATGATTGCAGGGCTCGAAGAGATATCAGGCGGTACAATTGAGATTGACAACAAAGTTGTGAATGATTTGGCTCCTAAAGACAGAGATGTGGCTATGGTATTTCAAAACTATGCTCTGTATCCGCATATGAATGTTTATAAAAATATGGCGTTTGGATTAAAATTAAGAAAGATGCCCAAAGATGAAATCGACAAGCGTGTCAACGAAGCAGCGGAAATATTAGAATTAAAAGAATTACTCCACAGAAAACCTCATGAGCTTTCAGGTGGTCAGCGTCAAAGGGTTGCTATGGGGCGCGCAATTGTAAGAAGACCTGCTGTTTATCTTTTTGACGAACCTTTGTCTAACCTTGATGCAAAACTCAGGACTCAGATGAGACTTGAAATAAAACAACTCCATCAAAAGGTCCAAAATACTATAATTTACGTTACACACGATCAAATAGAAGCCATGACACTTGCCGACAGGATAGTGGTTATGAGAAACGGATATATTGAACAGGTAGGCACACCGCTCGATATTTTCCAAAATCCTGCAAATGTGTTTGTGGCAGGATTTATAGGCTCGCCTCCGATGAATCTTCGTCAAGGGGTCATAATAAATGAAAACGGTGCTCTCAAAATAAGACTTAATGATAAATTATTAATACCTATCCCTGAAAAAAAGGATGCCCAAATTAGAGAAGGGCAAAAAATTATCATGGGATTAAGAACTGAAGATATCTTTTTATCAAACGATCATGAACAGTCTAAAGGAAAATTTTTATACAATACTGAGGGGGTTATTCAAATTGTTGAACCTCTCGGCAACGAAACAAGCCTCCATATGGATTTTTACGGGACAAATTTAATTGCCAAGTCAGAAGGAAGAAGAATCTTTTCTGTAGATGAAAAACTTCAAATGACTTTCAATTTGGATCACTTGCATATATTTGATGCTGAAACAGAGAAATCTATCTATTAA
- the ugpB gene encoding sn-glycerol-3-phosphate ABC transporter substrate-binding protein UgpB, with amino-acid sequence MSFKRISLILTLVFVFSFIESAFAKPIEIHWWHAMRGSRGEVVQKIVDDFNKSQSDYKVIATYKGEYDEVLNAAIAAVRAGKQPHIIQVFEVGTQTMMMSGMVYPVYKLMDDYGYKIDWSRYLQPVLSYYVNEDNKLMSMPFNSSTPVMYYNVDMFKKAGIGRLSKEKPITWDELGEITEKIAKLGVKGGLVTAWQSWTQVENYSAIHDLPFATKANGYEGLDVQLTINNDKVVNHIARLKKWMDDGNRFFYGGQKYQGPKSEFIAQNAGVYIDSISAIAKLQSSVKDFEWDIAPLPVESWMAEPQNSIIGGASLWVFNGKKKNEYKGVAAFLKYLANTDVQILWHKETGYFPITLDAYEKLKSEGYYEKYPYQEVGIKQLTRRNPTKSSRGIRLGYFVQIRNIINEELELVWNGKKTAKEALDSAVERSNIKLSEFAKTYK; translated from the coding sequence ATGTCATTTAAAAGGATTAGTTTAATTCTGACACTTGTTTTTGTGTTTAGTTTTATTGAAAGTGCTTTTGCAAAGCCTATTGAAATTCATTGGTGGCATGCAATGCGCGGTTCTCGCGGAGAAGTGGTTCAGAAGATAGTTGATGACTTTAACAAGTCTCAATCTGACTACAAAGTTATTGCAACTTATAAAGGTGAATATGACGAAGTTCTTAATGCCGCAATAGCTGCAGTGCGTGCAGGAAAACAGCCTCATATTATCCAGGTTTTTGAAGTAGGCACACAAACTATGATGATGTCTGGGATGGTATATCCTGTTTACAAACTTATGGATGATTATGGATACAAAATAGATTGGTCAAGATATCTACAGCCAGTCCTTTCATATTATGTAAATGAAGATAATAAGCTTATGTCTATGCCTTTTAACTCTTCTACGCCTGTTATGTATTATAATGTAGATATGTTTAAAAAGGCAGGTATCGGCAGATTATCCAAAGAGAAGCCTATCACTTGGGATGAGCTTGGAGAGATTACTGAAAAGATAGCCAAGCTTGGTGTTAAAGGCGGTCTTGTAACAGCATGGCAGTCTTGGACACAAGTGGAAAATTACAGTGCTATTCATGACTTGCCCTTTGCTACAAAAGCTAATGGGTATGAAGGGCTTGATGTACAGCTTACTATAAATAATGATAAAGTAGTTAACCATATTGCAAGATTAAAGAAGTGGATGGATGACGGCAATCGTTTCTTTTACGGCGGTCAGAAGTATCAGGGTCCAAAATCTGAATTTATCGCACAGAATGCGGGAGTTTACATAGATTCTATCAGTGCTATTGCAAAACTTCAGAGTTCGGTAAAAGATTTTGAATGGGATATTGCTCCTCTTCCTGTTGAATCATGGATGGCAGAGCCGCAAAACAGCATCATTGGTGGTGCTTCACTTTGGGTATTTAATGGTAAAAAGAAAAATGAATACAAGGGTGTGGCAGCTTTCTTGAAATATCTGGCTAACACTGATGTCCAGATTTTATGGCACAAAGAGACAGGTTATTTCCCAATTACACTTGATGCGTATGAAAAGTTGAAATCTGAAGGATACTATGAAAAATATCCTTATCAGGAAGTAGGTATCAAACAGCTTACTCGTCGTAACCCTACAAAGTCTTCAAGAGGTATTCGTTTGGGTTATTTTGTCCAAATTCGTAATATAATTAACGAAGAGCTGGAGTTGGTTTGGAACGGCAAAAAAACTGCAAAAGAAGCTCTTGACTCGGCTGTTGAGAGAAGTAATATCAAATTAAGCGAGTTTGCTAAGACTTATAAGTAA
- a CDS encoding ABC transporter permease subunit gives MLRKRSYFKSKGLAYFLVLPQIIITATFFYWPAIRGIVSSFMRSDPFGLKSTFIWFDNYINLFKDPLYLKSIGITLMFSGSVALLSISCGLFLASMANRALRFTALTRTLLIWPYAVAPAISGILWLFLLHPSYGVVAIWLNRVFGLNWNPLLSSRDAMLMVVLASSWKNISYNFVFFLAGLQAIPKSLIEAAAMDGASPFRRFWSITFPLLSPTMFFVTVMTIIFSFFESFGVIHAVTQGGPGGSTNILVYKVYQDGFIGLNLGSSSAQSVVLMLLIVFITILQFKFVERKVQYTG, from the coding sequence ATGTTAAGAAAACGCTCTTATTTTAAATCAAAGGGGTTAGCTTACTTTTTAGTGCTACCTCAAATAATAATTACTGCTACATTTTTTTATTGGCCCGCAATACGTGGCATTGTTTCCTCTTTTATGAGATCAGACCCTTTCGGACTAAAAAGCACATTTATATGGTTTGACAATTATATTAATCTTTTTAAAGATCCTCTTTATTTAAAATCTATTGGTATAACTTTGATGTTTAGTGGTTCTGTTGCGCTACTTTCCATATCCTGCGGGCTTTTTTTGGCATCTATGGCAAATAGGGCATTACGGTTTACCGCACTGACCAGGACTTTGTTAATATGGCCTTACGCTGTTGCACCTGCTATTTCAGGTATTTTATGGCTTTTTTTGCTACATCCATCTTATGGGGTTGTCGCAATCTGGTTAAACAGAGTATTTGGGCTAAACTGGAATCCTCTGCTTTCAAGTAGAGATGCTATGTTAATGGTTGTATTAGCAAGTTCTTGGAAAAATATCAGTTATAACTTTGTGTTTTTTCTTGCGGGATTGCAGGCAATCCCAAAATCGCTTATTGAGGCGGCTGCTATGGATGGTGCAAGTCCGTTCAGACGATTTTGGAGCATTACTTTTCCATTGTTATCCCCGACAATGTTTTTTGTTACCGTTATGACTATTATTTTTTCATTCTTCGAATCCTTCGGGGTAATCCACGCTGTTACTCAAGGTGGTCCCGGTGGTTCAACAAATATTTTAGTATACAAAGTTTATCAAGATGGCTTTATAGGTTTAAACCTTGGTTCATCTTCCGCGCAATCAGTTGTACTGATGCTGTTAATAGTTTTTATTACAATATTACAATTTAAATTTGTTGAACGTAAAGTTCAATACACAGGGTAG
- a CDS encoding ABC transporter permease subunit produces the protein MVEKTPKLDFFTYVALIIGIVVVGFPILYAIIAATLPLEEVSKVPMPLIPGDQLLVNIKEAWTRGDLGTQLFNSFVMASGITIGKIVVSLFGAFSIVYFDYRFRTLVFATVFCTLMLPVEVRIVPTYEMAANLFGPLQGVWNALGLDSIISWFAGHDIEVNLELSLLDSYAGLILPLTASATCTFLFRQFFLTIPEELCEAAKMDGASPMTFFWKILVPLSKTNIAALVVIEFVYGWNQYLWPLLITTNQKMTTAVIGLQHLIPSPEDPPNWHIAMAGTLLVVLPPVLVVLFMQRWFVKGLVEREK, from the coding sequence ATGGTAGAAAAGACTCCTAAGCTTGATTTTTTTACATATGTGGCTTTAATAATAGGTATCGTAGTGGTTGGATTCCCTATTTTATATGCTATTATTGCAGCTACTTTGCCATTAGAGGAAGTTTCTAAAGTCCCTATGCCTTTGATTCCGGGTGACCAGCTATTAGTAAACATAAAGGAAGCTTGGACAAGAGGGGATTTAGGGACGCAGCTTTTTAACTCTTTTGTAATGGCTTCCGGAATTACTATCGGTAAAATAGTGGTTTCCCTATTTGGTGCATTTTCAATTGTATATTTTGATTATCGCTTTAGAACGTTAGTATTTGCAACAGTATTTTGCACATTGATGTTGCCTGTGGAAGTTAGGATTGTGCCAACTTACGAAATGGCAGCAAATCTTTTTGGGCCTCTGCAGGGTGTTTGGAATGCATTGGGGTTGGACTCTATTATCAGTTGGTTTGCAGGGCACGATATTGAAGTTAACCTGGAGCTCAGTCTTCTTGACAGTTATGCGGGCCTTATATTGCCTCTTACGGCCTCTGCTACATGTACATTTTTGTTTAGGCAGTTTTTCCTTACTATCCCTGAAGAGTTGTGTGAAGCAGCTAAAATGGACGGTGCATCACCTATGACTTTTTTTTGGAAGATACTCGTCCCTCTTTCAAAAACAAATATTGCAGCTTTGGTAGTTATCGAATTTGTATACGGTTGGAATCAATATCTTTGGCCGCTTTTAATTACCACAAATCAAAAAATGACGACTGCTGTAATAGGCCTACAACATTTGATACCTTCTCCTGAAGATCCGCCGAATTGGCATATTGCTATGGCCGGTACTTTGCTTGTTGTACTTCCGCCTGTACTTGTGGTTCTCTTTATGCAAAGATGGTTTGTAAAAGGGCTGGTTGAAAGGGAGAAGTAA
- a CDS encoding FAD-dependent oxidoreductase, translated as MNRQEHIKKLNETSAFDLLVIGGGATGSGVAVDAASRGLSVLLVEKNDFAEGTSSRSTKLVHGGVRYLEKAVKHLDKEQYSFVKEGLYERGVILKNAPHLTNKIQFVTPLYKWYELPYIFAGLKLYDILSGKMRLGKSRLLFRKETLEKLPTLNDKNLKGGVLYFDGQFNDARMAVMLVKTAVNQGAVAINYMEVTGLIKENNKVVGANLKDNITGDTYTVNAKAVVNATGAYADSIRKMDDENVEPVLKVSSGIHIILDKKFTPTEYGMMIPQTEDGRVIFVLPWEGHALVGTTDDPSVIRDHPEVTDNEIEYVLKQISRYFKIPPTKDDILSAWSGIRPLVKDPDASSTEEILRNHYIEVSKSKLVTITGGKWTSYRHMAEDVVDRVVKEFSFNANPCITPDLKIAGGENFDPEGDKILQKKYNIEHDIAFHLHRSYGSLAEEVINSCEKDRAFVRLESGHPYVESEVYYCVRNEMAMHVVDFLIRRIPLGLVDIRAAKHASAKVLEIMSEELGWDKSRIDEELKLISDRFDKAI; from the coding sequence ATGAACAGACAAGAACATATTAAAAAGCTTAATGAAACATCTGCGTTTGATTTGTTGGTAATCGGCGGTGGTGCTACCGGGAGCGGTGTTGCGGTTGATGCAGCATCGAGAGGGCTGAGTGTGCTACTTGTTGAAAAGAATGATTTTGCCGAAGGGACGAGCAGCCGAAGCACCAAGTTAGTGCATGGCGGAGTTAGGTACCTTGAAAAGGCTGTTAAACATTTGGATAAGGAGCAATATTCGTTTGTAAAAGAAGGTCTCTATGAGAGAGGTGTTATTTTAAAAAATGCACCTCATTTGACCAATAAAATACAATTTGTCACTCCACTTTACAAATGGTATGAACTGCCATATATCTTTGCCGGTTTAAAGCTTTATGATATCCTATCAGGTAAGATGAGGCTTGGTAAAAGTCGTTTATTATTTAGAAAAGAAACCCTTGAAAAGCTGCCTACACTCAATGATAAAAATTTAAAGGGTGGTGTTTTATACTTTGATGGACAGTTTAATGATGCCAGGATGGCTGTCATGCTTGTTAAAACAGCGGTAAATCAAGGTGCTGTTGCTATTAATTATATGGAAGTCACAGGATTGATTAAAGAGAATAATAAGGTTGTGGGTGCAAATTTAAAAGATAATATTACAGGAGATACTTACACGGTTAATGCAAAGGCAGTAGTCAATGCTACGGGCGCATATGCTGACTCGATAAGAAAAATGGATGATGAAAATGTTGAGCCAGTATTAAAAGTAAGCTCCGGCATTCATATAATTTTAGATAAAAAATTTACTCCTACTGAATATGGGATGATGATTCCTCAAACTGAGGATGGAAGAGTTATTTTTGTATTACCTTGGGAAGGGCATGCATTAGTGGGGACTACTGATGACCCGTCTGTTATACGTGATCATCCGGAAGTTACTGATAATGAAATTGAATACGTTTTAAAACAAATTAGTAGATACTTTAAGATCCCTCCGACAAAAGATGATATTTTATCCGCTTGGTCAGGAATCAGGCCGCTTGTTAAAGATCCTGATGCCTCTTCAACTGAGGAAATATTAAGAAATCACTATATTGAAGTGAGCAAGTCAAAGCTCGTAACCATTACCGGCGGAAAGTGGACAAGCTATCGTCACATGGCCGAAGATGTCGTAGACAGAGTAGTAAAAGAATTCTCATTTAATGCAAATCCTTGTATTACTCCGGATTTAAAAATCGCAGGCGGGGAAAATTTTGACCCTGAAGGGGATAAAATCCTTCAGAAAAAATATAATATTGAGCATGATATTGCTTTTCATTTGCATAGGTCATACGGTTCTTTAGCAGAAGAGGTTATTAATTCATGCGAAAAAGATAGGGCATTTGTTAGACTTGAGTCCGGGCATCCTTATGTTGAATCTGAAGTTTATTATTGTGTTAGAAATGAAATGGCAATGCATGTAGTTGATTTTTTGATTAGAAGGATTCCACTTGGTTTGGTTGATATTAGGGCTGCCAAACATGCATCGGCAAAAGTATTGGAAATCATGTCAGAAGAATTAGGGTGGGACAAATCAAGAATTGATGAAGAGTTAAAACTGATTAGTGACAGGTTTGATAAGGCTATATGA
- a CDS encoding HAD-IIA family hydrolase, translating to MNCLKDFQDDFVIIHNDRHLITAANLKRILDAKTSVFSKTIDFYFFSKEDVLKLQAQDIDEIFNILSKERISQYCNLQLVELNGHPIENTDDLYELEKSLSTFTLDGKKAFIFDLDGTVYLGDLPIENTINFIVTNYQKYKFYFMTNNTSKNLSDYIKRLNNFGIPATIDRIISPLLPLIDYLNKENITKIYPVANTSMKNYLKERMPEIIFTENEKECEAVVLGFDTELTYEKLKSAALLLKNKNIKYLATHSDNVCPTDKGDIPDVGSFIALFEKTVSRTPEIIFGKPNKILLEPILKLYKESELAVFGDRVYTDKVLANNAGIDFVLVLSGEATRADVEGLERFPELIIKDCGELTHFGN from the coding sequence ATGAATTGCCTTAAAGATTTTCAGGATGATTTTGTAATAATCCATAATGATAGACACTTAATTACGGCTGCTAACTTAAAAAGAATTTTAGATGCAAAAACTTCTGTTTTTTCAAAAACCATCGACTTTTATTTTTTCTCTAAGGAAGATGTTTTAAAATTACAGGCACAGGATATTGATGAAATTTTTAATATTTTGTCAAAAGAGAGGATATCTCAATATTGCAATCTACAGTTAGTTGAATTAAACGGTCATCCCATAGAAAATACAGATGACCTTTATGAGCTGGAAAAATCATTATCTACATTTACCCTTGATGGCAAAAAGGCCTTTATTTTTGACCTTGACGGCACGGTATATTTGGGAGATTTACCTATAGAAAATACCATAAATTTTATTGTGACAAATTATCAAAAATACAAGTTTTATTTTATGACCAATAACACATCCAAAAACCTGTCAGACTATATAAAACGTTTAAATAATTTTGGAATTCCCGCAACTATCGACAGAATAATATCACCTTTGCTCCCATTGATAGATTATCTTAATAAGGAAAATATTACCAAAATCTATCCTGTTGCAAATACAAGTATGAAAAATTATCTGAAAGAGCGGATGCCTGAAATTATTTTTACGGAAAATGAGAAAGAGTGCGAAGCTGTTGTCTTGGGATTTGATACTGAGCTTACTTATGAAAAATTAAAATCCGCTGCACTTCTTCTAAAAAATAAAAATATTAAATATTTAGCGACTCATAGTGATAACGTTTGTCCTACCGATAAAGGGGATATACCGGATGTTGGCTCTTTTATTGCACTTTTTGAAAAAACGGTTAGCCGGACTCCTGAGATCATCTTTGGCAAGCCAAATAAGATATTGTTAGAGCCTATTTTGAAATTATACAAAGAGAGTGAGCTTGCTGTTTTTGGGGATAGGGTTTATACGGATAAAGTTTTGGCAAATAATGCTGGCATAGATTTTGTCCTTGTTTTAAGCGGAGAAGCTACCAGGGCCGATGTAGAAGGTTTGGAAAGATTTCCTGAATTGATTATAAAAGATTGTGGTGAGTTAACACATTTTGGTAATTAA
- a CDS encoding glycosyltransferase family 2 protein: MKISVIIPVYNRIQTLKDAIESVFFQTYKNTEIIVIDDGSKVDIENYLKPYLSRIVLLKNEINRGVSFSRNLGIKVSSGEYIAFLDSDDIWLKFKLEFQLRNMIQRGSFVCHTDEFWYRKGKFLNQGEKHKKYGGKILTKILDICRISPSSILLHKSVFSKAGVFNPYLKVCEDYDLWLRLAFFNNILYLPTKTLVKRAITDDQLSLNTPYMESIRLKSLISFLRRYYKLLTNEEKTAVIEEIKRKENIVRRYSLKYK; encoded by the coding sequence ATGAAAATCTCTGTAATTATACCGGTTTATAACAGGATACAAACGCTTAAAGATGCCATCGAAAGTGTATTTTTTCAAACTTATAAAAATACTGAGATAATAGTCATTGATGATGGCTCAAAAGTTGATATTGAAAATTATTTAAAGCCATACTTATCAAGAATTGTGCTCCTTAAAAATGAGATAAACAGAGGGGTAAGTTTTTCAAGGAACCTTGGCATAAAAGTTAGTAGCGGAGAATATATTGCATTTCTTGACTCGGATGACATTTGGCTAAAATTTAAATTAGAATTTCAATTGAGAAATATGATTCAGCGTGGCTCTTTTGTATGCCATACTGATGAATTTTGGTACAGGAAGGGTAAATTTTTAAATCAAGGGGAAAAGCATAAAAAATATGGCGGGAAGATATTAACAAAAATCTTGGATATTTGCCGAATAAGTCCATCTTCCATTTTGCTTCACAAAAGTGTTTTCTCCAAAGCAGGGGTATTTAACCCTTATCTAAAAGTTTGCGAAGATTATGACTTATGGTTAAGACTCGCTTTTTTTAATAATATATTGTATCTCCCGACCAAAACCCTTGTAAAAAGAGCTATAACAGATGACCAGTTAAGTCTCAACACTCCATACATGGAAAGTATCAGGCTTAAATCGCTAATCAGCTTTTTAAGAAGATATTACAAACTCTTAACTAACGAGGAGAAGACTGCAGTCATAGAAGAAATAAAAAGAAAAGAAAATATTGTAAGAAGATATAGCCTTAAATATAAATAA
- a CDS encoding Lrp/AsnC family transcriptional regulator codes for MKHNLDEIDIQIINLMIKNGRIPYADIAKTVGMKSPSVIERVKKLESDGIIKQYTTEVNYKALGYDITAFIGISIDNTQHIIDFEQSLSEISQDIVECHHVTGDFTMILKVVTKNTSTLSRLIKKLRNISGVQRTNTILVFSTIMNKKRLTEDFFE; via the coding sequence ATGAAGCATAATCTTGATGAAATTGATATTCAAATTATTAATCTAATGATAAAAAATGGCCGCATCCCATATGCCGATATTGCAAAAACGGTCGGAATGAAATCCCCATCAGTTATCGAAAGGGTAAAAAAACTTGAGTCTGACGGCATAATAAAACAGTACACAACTGAAGTAAATTATAAAGCCCTGGGATATGACATTACTGCATTTATCGGAATAAGTATTGATAACACACAGCATATAATAGATTTTGAACAGTCTTTGAGCGAGATTTCCCAAGACATAGTGGAATGCCATCATGTCACGGGAGATTTCACAATGATTTTAAAAGTTGTCACGAAAAATACATCCACCCTTTCGAGATTAATTAAAAAATTGAGAAACATAAGCGGTGTCCAGCGGACTAATACAATACTGGTATTTTCGACTATTATGAATAAAAAGAGGTTGACTGAAGACTTTTTTGAATGA